One Luteolibacter yonseiensis genomic window carries:
- a CDS encoding DUF808 domain-containing protein — protein sequence MAAGSLLTLLDDIATILDDVSILTKKAAAKTAGVLGDDLALNAQQVSGVVSSRELPVVWAVAKGSFINKLILVPLALLISAFVPWAITPLLVIGGLYLCFEGVEKLHHAFSHRHEKSEAEAGRDIAELAATTPEAKVESEAEKIKGAVRTDFVLSAEIIAITLGTVENQDLMRQFSVLSAIALLMTVGVYGLVAGIVKLDDAGLYLTKCRAAAQQSIGRAILWAAPYLMKTLSILGTAAMFLVGGEIVTHGIPPLHHAIEDVAHTAGALSIVAGPILNGICGLIAGTIVLLAFTGIQKMRGKTAH from the coding sequence ATGGCAGCTGGCAGTCTTCTCACCCTCCTTGATGACATCGCGACGATCCTCGACGACGTCTCCATCCTCACCAAAAAGGCCGCGGCCAAGACCGCCGGAGTCCTGGGCGACGACCTCGCGCTGAACGCCCAGCAGGTCAGCGGGGTCGTTTCCTCCCGCGAGCTGCCCGTCGTCTGGGCCGTCGCGAAAGGCTCGTTCATCAACAAGCTCATCCTCGTCCCGCTGGCGCTTCTCATCAGTGCCTTCGTGCCGTGGGCCATCACGCCGTTGCTGGTGATCGGCGGACTCTACCTGTGCTTCGAAGGGGTGGAGAAACTCCACCACGCCTTTTCCCACCGCCATGAAAAATCAGAGGCGGAGGCCGGCCGGGACATCGCGGAACTCGCGGCCACCACTCCGGAAGCCAAGGTGGAATCCGAGGCGGAGAAGATCAAAGGCGCGGTCCGGACCGACTTCGTCCTCTCCGCCGAGATCATCGCCATCACGCTCGGCACCGTGGAGAACCAGGATCTCATGCGGCAGTTCAGCGTGCTCTCCGCCATCGCCCTCCTCATGACGGTCGGCGTCTATGGACTGGTCGCGGGAATCGTGAAGCTGGATGACGCGGGCCTCTACCTCACCAAATGCCGTGCCGCCGCCCAGCAAAGCATCGGACGCGCCATCCTGTGGGCGGCCCCCTATCTCATGAAGACGTTGTCCATCCTCGGGACCGCCGCCATGTTCCTTGTCGGGGGAGAAATCGTCACACACGGTATCCCGCCTCTCCACCACGCCATTGAAGACGTGGCACACACCGCCGGGGCCCTATCGATCGTTGCCGGTCCCATACTCAATGGCATCTGTG